One Lampris incognitus isolate fLamInc1 chromosome 14, fLamInc1.hap2, whole genome shotgun sequence DNA window includes the following coding sequences:
- the ca8 gene encoding carbonic anhydrase-related protein gives MADNANETTDYYPGKDELDWGYEEGVEWGLHFPAANGEYQSPINLNSREAQYDPSILDTGLSPNYVVCRDCEVINDGHTVRIMLKSKSV, from the exons ATGGCAGACAACGCAAATGAGACGACTGATTACTACCCCGGTAAAGATGAGCTGGACTGGGGCTACGAGGAAG GCGTAGAATGGGGACTCCATTTCCCAGCAGCCAATGGGGAATATCAGTCTCCCATCAACCTGAACTCCAGGGAGGCTCAATATGACCCCTCCATCTTGGACACCGGCCTGTCACCGAACTACGTGGTCTGTCGCGACTGTGAGGTCATCAACGATGGACACACTGTACGCAtcatgctcaagtccaagtcag tgtga